In one Vibrio sp. YMD68 genomic region, the following are encoded:
- a CDS encoding sulfite exporter TauE/SafE family protein — protein MLLEWMLLFSAGVAGGILNSVAGGGSFITFPALLACGVPPIAANATNTFAVSSGYLSGAYGFRHELTNDKQLLKLIVISLLGGALGAYLLLSIPENTFLVSIPWLLGFATLLFIFGQPMQQMVKRFVPQGQYSKRLASITLALTLLFVSAYGGFFNAGLGVVALSYLVLAGCQNIHQMNGLKLVISSCVSLSAIVLFVVENMIDWQRGGAVLVGSLVGGYAAARISSKIPQAYIRYFVIGSSVAITLYFFYQTYH, from the coding sequence ATGCTATTAGAGTGGATGTTGTTGTTTAGCGCAGGTGTTGCTGGTGGAATATTGAATTCTGTTGCTGGTGGAGGCAGTTTTATAACGTTTCCTGCTCTTCTTGCGTGTGGAGTTCCGCCTATTGCCGCTAACGCGACGAATACGTTTGCAGTCAGTTCTGGATACTTAAGTGGTGCTTATGGTTTTCGGCATGAACTGACAAACGATAAGCAATTACTCAAACTCATCGTCATCAGCCTCTTAGGTGGGGCCCTGGGTGCGTACCTGCTTTTGAGTATTCCTGAGAACACTTTTCTCGTTTCTATTCCATGGTTACTTGGGTTTGCAACCCTTCTGTTCATCTTTGGTCAACCGATGCAACAGATGGTTAAACGTTTCGTTCCCCAGGGTCAATATTCAAAAAGATTGGCAAGCATTACGTTGGCGCTGACCTTGTTGTTTGTTTCTGCGTACGGTGGTTTTTTCAACGCAGGATTAGGTGTTGTCGCCTTAAGTTATCTGGTTTTGGCGGGCTGTCAAAATATTCACCAAATGAACGGGCTTAAGCTTGTTATCTCTTCTTGCGTGTCTCTTTCGGCTATTGTGTTGTTTGTTGTTGAGAATATGATTGATTGGCAGCGCGGCGGCGCGGTATTGGTTGGCTCTTTAGTTGGTGGTTATGCTGCGGCGAGAATATCTTCAAAAATACCTCAAGCGTACATTCGTTACTTTGTGATCGGTTCTAGTGTTGCGATTACACTTTACTTCTTCTACCAAACTTACCATTAG
- a CDS encoding LuxR C-terminal-related transcriptional regulator, translating to MNESQRTKVTLLSELSMQSNLLKQSLESNLDLSVEIVPLTSLSDHRSQQPVIHPIVLADFSVFSDEDFSVYGRLRVQESNSLKEVLINCPKNVESSKLFRWRDLVGVFYIDDNIDNFVKGMTKILQNEMWLSRRFAQDYIQYFRGSRQHTGTREFASLTKREKQIMQLLGHGASNMQIADKLFVSENTVKTHLHNIFKKINAKNRLQALLWANNHI from the coding sequence ATGAATGAAAGCCAGCGTACTAAGGTAACCTTACTATCTGAACTTAGTATGCAATCTAACCTGCTTAAGCAATCGTTAGAATCTAATTTGGATCTTTCTGTAGAGATTGTTCCTCTTACTTCTCTTTCAGACCATAGAAGTCAGCAACCTGTTATTCACCCTATCGTGTTAGCGGACTTTTCAGTATTCAGTGATGAAGACTTTTCAGTTTATGGCCGCCTTCGTGTTCAAGAATCTAACTCGCTAAAAGAAGTGCTTATAAACTGCCCTAAAAATGTAGAGTCTTCAAAGCTATTCAGGTGGAGAGACCTTGTCGGCGTATTTTATATTGATGATAATATAGACAATTTCGTAAAAGGTATGACAAAGATTCTTCAGAACGAAATGTGGTTATCTAGGCGCTTTGCTCAAGATTACATTCAGTATTTTCGTGGCAGTAGACAGCATACGGGAACTAGGGAGTTTGCTAGTTTGACCAAAAGAGAGAAGCAGATCATGCAGCTACTTGGTCATGGGGCTTCAAACATGCAAATTGCAGACAAGTTATTCGTCAGCGAAAATACGGTTAAAACGCATTTACACAATATATTTAAGAAGATAAATGCAAAAAATCGATTACAAGCACTACTGTGGGCAAATAATCATATTTGA
- a CDS encoding DUF6279 family lipoprotein, translated as MRSAVIVLVCMLLMSCGTKFAYRNVDWFILEYLDDFVDLTGDQDDILTLQIQQLKDWHRQEELPLYEAHIDSLLLISPDTLTQDAIALHLKQIEQHSERLLTRVAPDLYSLIQTLTDEQVEQLLENLSKRHEEYRNKYQDLSEQEIYARYQERISDRVETWLGRLNNEQQKIVERWSQDFRISAYEWMAYQTRMREEWQRLLDKRDDLSYFQPNFHRLLFESEQYFSPELKKIIEYNRSVSQRYIVELSKTVSDKQLKRFRSELTEWKEIVADLQTP; from the coding sequence TTGAGAAGCGCAGTCATCGTGTTAGTTTGTATGTTATTAATGAGTTGCGGGACGAAATTTGCCTATCGCAACGTAGACTGGTTTATCCTGGAGTATCTTGATGATTTTGTTGATCTAACCGGCGATCAAGACGACATCTTGACACTCCAAATTCAGCAATTAAAAGATTGGCATAGACAGGAAGAGCTTCCTCTGTATGAAGCACATATTGATTCGCTGTTACTGATTTCCCCCGACACGCTAACGCAAGATGCCATAGCCCTACATTTAAAACAAATAGAGCAGCACTCCGAGCGATTGTTAACACGAGTCGCTCCGGATCTTTACTCGCTGATTCAAACGTTGACCGATGAGCAGGTAGAGCAACTTCTTGAGAATCTTTCTAAGCGGCACGAGGAATACAGAAATAAGTACCAAGATTTGTCAGAGCAAGAAATCTATGCACGGTATCAAGAGCGTATTAGTGATCGAGTTGAGACTTGGTTAGGCCGTCTGAATAACGAACAGCAGAAAATCGTAGAGCGTTGGTCCCAAGATTTTAGGATTTCAGCCTATGAGTGGATGGCCTATCAAACGAGAATGCGTGAAGAATGGCAGCGCCTCTTGGATAAGCGAGATGACTTGAGTTATTTCCAGCCCAACTTTCATCGACTACTGTTTGAATCTGAACAGTATTTTTCGCCTGAGCTTAAAAAAATAATTGAGTACAACCGCTCAGTGAGTCAACGCTACATTGTTGAGTTGTCTAAAACCGTGAGTGATAAGCAGTTGAAACGATTTCGCAGTGAATTAACCGAATGGAAAGAGATCGTAGCGGATCTACAAACTCCATAA